In one window of Candidatus Avedoeria danica DNA:
- a CDS encoding 1-acyl-sn-glycerol-3-phosphate acyltransferase, which yields MIYRILRAYFRLALKVFYRSIEVEGLASVPATGPVIFAPNHANGLLDPMFIALAVERPVWLTAKSTLAQHPLVGWLMRAGNVVALHRTQDAGQGADPRANLAALATLGERLKAGRAVIIFPEGQSHNDPGLRPFKRGVARLAYDHVADGNAGGLRIVPVGMWFEDKDGFRSRALVRFGPPIDVGAWRAARPDAPAQALTADLQAAVDGAAVTFADRREALMLAYAAEIAETRGRKPAPLGAAGPRLGDRAQLVERLRRGYRLLSAAAAHELDPLVDRVADYRRQLRRMGITPAEVYLPLDRPLAARFVVREAVVGLAGLPFALWGIVTHALPAALVWLAARLLARKNDQVATSAVFSALVVFPLWYVVTTLFYWLRWSWPPALAATVLTPLCGIAALLWLDRLQAMARRAGTYLRFVRQPELQRALADEGQEILETLRAFEARLSR from the coding sequence ATGATCTATCGCATCCTCCGCGCCTACTTTCGACTCGCGCTCAAGGTCTTCTACCGCTCGATCGAGGTCGAAGGACTGGCGAGCGTCCCGGCGACGGGGCCGGTGATCTTCGCGCCGAACCACGCGAACGGCCTGCTCGACCCGATGTTCATCGCGCTGGCCGTCGAGCGGCCGGTCTGGCTGACGGCCAAGAGCACGCTGGCCCAACACCCGCTCGTCGGCTGGCTCATGCGCGCCGGCAACGTCGTCGCGCTCCATCGCACCCAGGATGCGGGCCAGGGCGCCGACCCGCGGGCCAACCTCGCGGCGCTGGCGACGCTGGGTGAGCGGCTGAAGGCCGGCCGGGCGGTCATCATCTTCCCGGAAGGCCAGAGCCACAACGACCCCGGCCTCCGCCCGTTCAAGCGCGGCGTCGCCCGCCTGGCCTATGACCACGTGGCCGACGGCAATGCCGGGGGGCTGCGGATCGTGCCCGTCGGGATGTGGTTCGAGGACAAGGACGGCTTCCGCTCGCGCGCGCTCGTCCGCTTCGGCCCGCCGATCGACGTCGGCGCCTGGCGGGCGGCGCGTCCGGACGCGCCGGCGCAGGCGCTGACGGCCGACCTCCAGGCGGCTGTCGACGGCGCCGCGGTGACGTTCGCCGATCGACGGGAGGCGCTCATGCTGGCCTACGCCGCCGAGATCGCCGAGACGCGCGGCCGCAAGCCGGCACCACTCGGCGCCGCCGGACCGCGCCTTGGCGATCGCGCACAGCTCGTCGAGCGGCTGCGCCGCGGCTACCGCCTCCTGTCGGCGGCCGCCGCGCATGAGCTCGATCCGCTCGTCGACCGCGTCGCCGACTATCGCCGTCAGCTGCGGCGCATGGGGATCACGCCGGCGGAGGTCTATCTGCCGCTCGATCGGCCGCTGGCGGCGCGGTTCGTCGTGCGCGAGGCCGTCGTCGGGCTGGCCGGGCTGCCGTTCGCGCTGTGGGGAATCGTCACACATGCGCTGCCGGCCGCCCTCGTCTGGCTCGCAGCCCGCCTGCTGGCGCGCAAGAACGATCAGGTGGCGACGAGCGCCGTCTTCAGCGCGCTGGTCGTGTTCCCGCTGTGGTACGTCGTCACGACGCTCTTCTACTGGCTGCGCTGGTCGTGGCCGCCGGCGCTCGCCGCCACCGTCCTGACGCCGCTCTGCGGGATCGCGGCGCTCCTGTGGCTCGATCGCCTGCAGGCGATGGCCCGGCGCGCCGGGACGTACCTGCGGTTCGTGCGGCAGCCCGAGCTGCAGCGGGCGCTGGCGGACGAGGGGCAGGAGATCCTGGAGACGCTGCGGGCGTTCGAGGCGCGGCTGAGTCGCTAG
- a CDS encoding RNA polymerase sigma factor codes for MTEPTDAELAAAARSDPTAFDSLYRRYLPTVYRYVRARVATGDDAEDITSVAFLSALQSIGRYEERGLFAAWLFTIARRQIIAHRRANAHGVPEALDDGDAHAVPAPEAEPDASHVEARDAIRIALATLSADQQEAITLRFYGGLRVLEIGAILGKDESAVKMILHRGLRKLRDGLGDVSPGGSNERR; via the coding sequence GTGACCGAGCCGACTGACGCCGAGCTCGCCGCGGCTGCGCGCAGCGATCCGACGGCGTTCGATTCGCTCTACCGCCGGTACTTGCCGACCGTGTACCGCTATGTCCGCGCGCGGGTGGCCACCGGCGACGACGCGGAGGACATCACCTCGGTGGCCTTCCTGAGCGCGCTGCAGTCCATCGGACGATATGAGGAACGGGGATTGTTCGCGGCGTGGCTGTTCACGATCGCCCGCCGTCAGATCATCGCCCACCGCCGCGCGAACGCGCACGGCGTGCCGGAAGCCCTCGACGATGGCGATGCGCACGCCGTGCCCGCGCCGGAAGCCGAGCCCGACGCATCGCACGTCGAGGCGCGCGATGCCATCCGGATCGCGCTTGCGACACTGTCGGCCGACCAGCAGGAGGCGATCACGCTGCGGTTCTACGGCGGGCTCCGGGTCCTCGAGATCGGCGCGATCCTCGGCAAGGACGAGAGCGCGGTGAAGATGATCCTGCACCGCGGGCTGCGAAAGCTGCGCGACGGCTTGGGCGACGTGTCGCCCGGAGGTTCGAATGAGCGCCGCTGA
- a CDS encoding leucyl aminopeptidase, which translates to MPLPPVSVRQGAIQDAAADAVVVNLFAGVAEPGGATGAVDAALGGAIRDLIRTGDLTGAAGEVKVLYPRGAIPARRVLVAGLGPADGFDVHAARRTAAAAARAARDLGAASLATIVHGAGIGGLDAERAAQATVEGMLAALYRYDAPKQKKDEKAVKTIEVITLDGAQLPSVEAGAATGAAVADGVALARDLANGPPNICTPGHMADTARRVAADVGLDVEVGDRAWAAGHGMGAFLAVAQGAGHAPAFIVLSHNAARTDVPTLVLVGKGVTFDTGGISIKPSEGMEAMRGDMAGAAAVLGAMQAIGRLKLPLRVIGITPCTENMPDANAYRPADVITASNGKTIEIISTDAEGRMILADALVYAARFQPAAVVDLATLTGACVVALGQNIAAGLFSNDDALAGRLLAAGDASRERLWRLPLWPEYHEAIETERADMKNSGGRQGGVATSAVFLQEFTSYPWAHLDIAGMMEQKKGWDLGPAGATGYGVRLLVEFVRGWAVA; encoded by the coding sequence ATGCCCCTCCCTCCCGTTTCCGTCCGCCAAGGCGCCATCCAGGATGCCGCCGCCGACGCCGTAGTCGTGAACCTGTTCGCCGGCGTCGCCGAGCCCGGCGGGGCAACGGGCGCCGTCGACGCGGCACTCGGCGGGGCGATCCGCGACCTCATCCGGACCGGCGACCTCACCGGCGCCGCCGGCGAGGTGAAGGTGCTCTACCCTCGCGGCGCGATCCCGGCCCGCCGCGTCCTCGTCGCCGGCCTCGGTCCGGCCGACGGCTTCGACGTACACGCCGCCCGCCGCACCGCCGCCGCAGCGGCCCGCGCCGCGCGCGACCTCGGCGCCGCCTCGCTGGCGACGATCGTCCACGGCGCCGGGATCGGCGGCCTCGATGCCGAGCGCGCGGCGCAGGCGACGGTCGAGGGGATGCTGGCGGCGCTCTATCGCTACGACGCGCCCAAGCAGAAGAAGGACGAGAAGGCGGTCAAGACGATCGAAGTCATCACGCTTGACGGTGCGCAGCTGCCGTCCGTCGAAGCCGGTGCGGCCACCGGCGCGGCCGTCGCCGACGGCGTGGCGCTGGCACGCGATCTGGCGAACGGACCGCCGAACATTTGCACGCCCGGCCACATGGCCGACACCGCACGCCGCGTCGCCGCCGACGTCGGACTCGACGTCGAGGTCGGCGACCGGGCGTGGGCGGCGGGGCACGGCATGGGCGCGTTCCTGGCCGTTGCGCAAGGCGCCGGACATGCGCCGGCGTTCATCGTGCTCAGCCACAACGCGGCCCGCACGGACGTGCCGACGCTCGTCCTCGTCGGCAAGGGCGTGACGTTCGACACCGGCGGGATCTCGATCAAGCCATCCGAGGGCATGGAGGCGATGCGCGGCGACATGGCCGGCGCGGCGGCGGTGCTCGGCGCGATGCAGGCGATCGGGCGGCTGAAGCTGCCGCTGCGCGTGATCGGCATCACGCCGTGCACGGAGAACATGCCCGACGCCAACGCCTACCGCCCGGCCGACGTGATCACGGCCTCCAACGGCAAGACGATCGAGATCATCAGCACGGACGCCGAGGGCCGGATGATCCTGGCCGACGCGCTCGTCTACGCCGCCCGCTTCCAACCGGCCGCCGTCGTCGACCTGGCGACGCTGACCGGCGCGTGCGTCGTTGCGCTCGGCCAGAACATCGCCGCCGGGCTGTTCAGCAACGACGATGCGCTGGCCGGTCGGCTGTTGGCCGCCGGGGACGCCAGCCGCGAGCGCCTCTGGCGGCTGCCGCTGTGGCCCGAATACCACGAGGCGATCGAAACGGAGCGCGCGGACATGAAGAACTCGGGCGGGCGGCAGGGCGGTGTCGCGACGTCGGCCGTGTTCCTTCAGGAGTTCACAAGCTATCCCTGGGCGCACCTCGACATCGCCGGGATGATGGAGCAGAAGAAGGGTTGGGATCTCGGGCCGGCGGGGGCCACGGGGTACGGGGTGCGGTTGCTGGTTGAGTTCGTGCGCGGGTGGGCGGTCGCATAG
- a CDS encoding AAA family ATPase, translating into MHLRGLTVRALPDGVGYPFDVPAVRTLDALTFDAPVTCFVGENGSGKSTLLEAIACAAGMIAVGSAGVGEDGTLGPARALAKHLKLVWNARTHRGFFLRAEDFFGYAKRMSAIKQELLDDLDGLDSSLPGASDYAKSLARVPYRRELADLERRYGEGLDHRSHGESFLALFQSRFVPDGLYLLDEPEAPLSPVRQLALISAIKAMVEQRGQFIIATHSPILLAYPGATILDFDQLPIARVAYDDLAHVTLTRDFLSNPGAFLKHL; encoded by the coding sequence ATCCACCTCCGCGGCCTCACCGTCCGGGCGCTGCCCGACGGTGTCGGTTACCCGTTCGACGTCCCGGCGGTCCGCACCCTCGACGCGCTGACGTTCGACGCGCCCGTCACGTGCTTCGTCGGGGAGAACGGCTCGGGCAAGTCGACGCTGCTCGAGGCGATCGCGTGCGCGGCCGGCATGATCGCCGTCGGCAGCGCAGGCGTCGGCGAGGACGGGACGCTCGGGCCGGCGCGGGCGCTGGCCAAGCATCTCAAGCTGGTCTGGAACGCGCGGACGCACCGCGGCTTCTTCCTGCGCGCCGAGGACTTCTTCGGCTACGCCAAGCGGATGAGCGCGATCAAGCAGGAACTGCTCGACGACCTCGACGGGCTCGATTCGTCGCTGCCCGGGGCATCCGACTACGCCAAGAGCCTGGCGCGCGTCCCGTATCGCCGCGAGCTGGCCGACCTCGAGCGCCGCTACGGTGAGGGGCTCGACCATCGCTCGCATGGCGAGAGCTTCCTCGCGCTCTTCCAGTCCCGTTTCGTCCCCGACGGCCTCTATCTGCTCGACGAGCCCGAGGCGCCGCTCTCACCGGTCCGTCAGCTGGCGCTGATCAGCGCGATCAAGGCGATGGTCGAGCAGCGCGGCCAATTCATCATCGCCACGCACTCGCCGATCCTGCTGGCGTACCCCGGCGCGACGATCCTCGACTTCGACCAACTACCCATCGCGCGGGTGGCCTATGACGACCTGGCCCACGTGACGCTGACGCGGGACTTCCTCAGCAATCCAGGCGCGTTCCTCAAACACCTGTAG
- a CDS encoding SCO family protein encodes MTTDLPPPAGALPPTSRRPAEARWIVVLGVAVTVVFTAVVLMVARLRTDGTPRVRLFDPSSSQFSGFALPEPFAAAPIDLATADGGRFQLADARGKAVLIFFGYTRCPDVCPQTLAKLSAALAELGDGAEDVTTVFVTVDPSHDTADVVRRYLTDHDPRIVGLVGAEAEIASLAASYDVAYGPAPTPAPGLMPPGASDGHGDHDASSAWPATAGSTATLAADATPELAHSSTVFLIDPAGRLRVVLGAEASPRDIAHDVRAVLRSSE; translated from the coding sequence ATGACCACCGACTTGCCGCCACCCGCCGGCGCTCTCCCGCCGACCAGCCGGCGGCCGGCGGAGGCGCGCTGGATCGTCGTGCTCGGCGTCGCCGTGACCGTCGTCTTCACCGCGGTCGTGCTGATGGTCGCTCGACTCCGGACGGACGGCACGCCGCGCGTGCGCCTGTTCGACCCCTCGAGCTCCCAGTTCAGCGGTTTCGCGCTGCCCGAGCCCTTCGCCGCCGCACCGATCGACCTTGCCACGGCCGACGGTGGCCGCTTCCAGCTTGCCGATGCCCGCGGCAAGGCGGTCCTGATCTTCTTCGGTTACACCCGCTGTCCGGATGTGTGCCCGCAGACGCTGGCCAAGCTGAGCGCGGCGCTGGCGGAACTGGGCGATGGGGCGGAGGACGTGACGACGGTCTTCGTGACCGTCGACCCGTCCCACGACACCGCCGACGTCGTCCGCCGCTATCTGACCGACCACGACCCGCGGATCGTCGGGCTCGTCGGTGCCGAGGCGGAGATCGCGTCGCTGGCCGCGTCGTACGACGTGGCGTACGGACCGGCGCCGACGCCGGCGCCCGGGCTGATGCCGCCGGGCGCATCGGACGGGCATGGCGATCACGACGCGTCGTCAGCTTGGCCCGCCACGGCCGGGTCGACGGCCACACTGGCGGCCGACGCCACGCCCGAGCTCGCCCACTCCAGCACGGTGTTCCTCATCGACCCGGCCGGCCGGCTGCGCGTCGTGCTCGGGGCGGAGGCGTCGCCGCGCGACATCGCCCACGACGTACGTGCGGTGCTCCGATCGAGCGAGTGA
- a CDS encoding HlyC/CorC family transporter → MSVAIALVVVVVLTAFTALYVAAEFATVGVRQSRVAQLADEGHPVARRLLPIISDSHRLDRYIAASQIGITLSGLILGAYGQSRLGDGLGALLERTGWTAAAAASTGTVVTLLALTAFNVVFGELVPKSLALQFPTQVSLWLYWPMTASLAVFRWFIGLLNGSGLIILRLLGVQSADGHRHIHSPDEISMLIAESKDGGLLDAEEEHRLSQALQLGRRTAKQLMVPRRFIHAIEASSDGAAILAWAIDSPFTRAPVYRGQIDECIGFIQTKDVAARFVGQGNADGWQDLIKPITIVPSTLTADRIVAELRARRARLAIVLDEYGGVDGLVTLEDILSELVGGVADEFKADEARPEPLPDGRVRLPGTLRLDEAAEWLGVEWADDKADTVGGRVLVALGTVPDGGERLTIDGVEVEVERMDGPAIRSLIVRPWPGAEGSA, encoded by the coding sequence GTGAGCGTTGCCATCGCGCTCGTCGTGGTCGTCGTCCTCACCGCTTTCACGGCACTTTACGTGGCCGCCGAGTTCGCCACCGTCGGCGTCCGCCAGAGCCGCGTCGCACAGCTGGCCGATGAGGGTCACCCGGTGGCGCGCCGGCTGCTGCCGATCATCTCCGACAGCCACCGACTCGATCGCTACATCGCCGCCAGCCAGATCGGCATCACGCTATCGGGCCTGATCCTGGGCGCGTACGGCCAATCGCGGTTGGGCGACGGGCTGGGCGCGCTGCTGGAGAGGACCGGGTGGACGGCCGCGGCAGCGGCATCGACGGGCACGGTGGTGACGCTGCTGGCGCTGACGGCGTTCAACGTCGTGTTCGGCGAGCTCGTGCCCAAGTCGTTGGCATTGCAGTTCCCGACGCAGGTGTCGCTTTGGCTGTACTGGCCGATGACGGCATCGCTGGCCGTCTTCCGGTGGTTCATCGGGTTGTTGAACGGCAGCGGGCTCATCATCCTGCGCCTGCTCGGCGTGCAGTCCGCCGACGGCCACCGGCACATCCACTCGCCGGACGAGATCTCGATGCTCATCGCCGAGAGCAAGGACGGTGGCCTGCTCGACGCCGAGGAGGAGCACCGCCTGAGCCAAGCGCTGCAGCTGGGCCGCCGGACGGCCAAGCAGCTGATGGTCCCACGCCGCTTCATCCATGCGATCGAGGCTTCAAGCGACGGCGCGGCGATCCTGGCATGGGCGATCGACAGCCCGTTCACGCGTGCGCCGGTGTACCGCGGCCAGATCGACGAGTGCATCGGCTTCATCCAGACGAAGGATGTCGCGGCGCGCTTTGTTGGACAAGGCAACGCCGACGGCTGGCAGGACCTCATCAAGCCGATCACGATCGTTCCGTCCACGCTCACCGCTGACCGCATCGTGGCCGAGCTCCGGGCGCGTCGGGCGCGCCTGGCGATCGTGCTGGACGAGTACGGTGGCGTCGACGGGCTCGTCACGCTGGAGGACATCCTCTCCGAGCTCGTGGGCGGCGTCGCCGACGAGTTCAAGGCGGATGAGGCGCGCCCCGAGCCGCTGCCCGATGGCCGGGTTCGCCTGCCCGGCACGCTGCGGCTCGACGAGGCTGCCGAGTGGTTGGGCGTCGAGTGGGCCGACGACAAGGCCGACACCGTGGGCGGCCGCGTCCTCGTCGCGCTCGGCACGGTGCCGGACGGGGGCGAACGGCTGACGATCGACGGTGTCGAGGTCGAGGTCGAGCGGATGGACGGGCCGGCGATTCGGTCCCTCATCGTCCGGCCGTGGCCAGGTGCTGAGGGTTCCGCATGA
- the map gene encoding type I methionyl aminopeptidase, which translates to MSAPAPPILKTPAEIESLRRSGRLVAEAFTLLGEAIAPGVRLIDLDARVRDFIVGRGAEPLYLGYRGSPPTHPPFPGVICASVNDEICHGIPDERVLADGDIVGIDIGLKLDGWCGDSCVTFPVGTITARAQQLLDVAKTCLELGIRAAQPGKHLGDIGHAVQRHAERHGYSVVTEWGGHGLGRSLHEPPSVGHTGQPGAGLQLVEGMVFTIEPMINEGSPTCVLTPDGWTVVTEDGGLSAQFEHTVAITAHGPRILSA; encoded by the coding sequence ATGTCGGCACCTGCTCCGCCCATCCTGAAGACCCCCGCCGAGATCGAGTCCCTCCGGCGCTCCGGCCGTCTGGTGGCCGAGGCCTTCACCCTCCTCGGCGAGGCGATCGCGCCGGGCGTGCGTCTGATCGACCTCGACGCGCGGGTCCGCGACTTCATCGTCGGCCGCGGCGCCGAGCCGCTGTACCTCGGTTACCGCGGCTCGCCGCCGACCCACCCGCCGTTCCCGGGCGTCATCTGCGCCTCGGTGAACGACGAGATCTGTCACGGCATCCCGGACGAGCGCGTCCTCGCGGATGGCGACATCGTCGGGATCGACATCGGCCTCAAGCTGGACGGGTGGTGCGGCGACAGTTGCGTCACGTTCCCGGTCGGAACGATCACAGCGCGTGCGCAGCAACTGCTCGACGTGGCCAAGACGTGCCTTGAACTCGGCATCCGCGCCGCGCAGCCGGGCAAGCACCTTGGCGATATCGGCCATGCCGTCCAGCGCCATGCCGAGCGGCACGGCTACAGCGTCGTGACGGAGTGGGGCGGCCACGGCTTGGGCCGGAGCCTGCACGAGCCGCCGTCCGTCGGGCACACCGGACAACCGGGGGCCGGGCTGCAGCTCGTCGAGGGGATGGTCTTCACGATCGAGCCGATGATCAACGAGGGCAGTCCGACGTGCGTCCTGACGCCTGACGGCTGGACCGTCGTGACGGAGGATGGCGGGCTGTCCGCGCAGTTCGAGCACACCGTGGCGATCACGGCGCACGGGCCGCGCATCCTCTCCGCCTGA
- a CDS encoding CBS domain-containing protein produces the protein MTRDVTTITADLKVDVAIETMRSRNVRRLPVVSRVGDRVIGIITLADAEAAMPRGASFMGAAEEIPEIKEVMTDDPYMIGPTDTLGRAAQLMVNHKIGALPVVDDGRIAGIITESDLFRFIVKQFQDDGATGV, from the coding sequence ATGACCCGCGACGTCACGACGATCACCGCCGACCTCAAGGTGGACGTCGCCATCGAGACGATGCGCAGCAGGAACGTGCGGCGCCTGCCCGTCGTCAGCCGGGTCGGCGACCGCGTGATCGGCATCATCACGCTGGCCGATGCCGAGGCCGCGATGCCGCGCGGCGCGAGCTTCATGGGCGCGGCCGAGGAGATCCCCGAGATCAAGGAGGTCATGACGGATGACCCGTATATGATCGGGCCCACCGACACGCTCGGCCGCGCCGCGCAGCTGATGGTCAACCACAAGATCGGTGCCCTGCCGGTCGTCGACGACGGCCGGATCGCAGGCATCATCACGGAGAGCGATCTGTTCCGCTTTATCGTCAAGCAGTTTCAGGACGACGGCGCTACAGGTGTTTGA
- a CDS encoding HlyC/CorC family transporter, whose amino-acid sequence MSFGPIAIVALLLLLNALFVAAEFAIIGAPRAAIERRAAQGHRVARLVEGILRDPVRQDRYIATAQLGITVASLGLGMYGEHQLAERLEPVFHDLTWLPASITAHAVAVVVAVAILTYLHIVIGEMVPKSLALIQAEQTVLWVTRPMLLIQTVCLPLVIGLNRLGNGVLYLLGIRRERSTGHFYSPGDLQYLVEESEAGGLLRAEAGQMLRDLFSFGERMAEEIMVPRVRVDGLPLGASPDALRRFLADDTHTRYPVYERDLDHIVGIVHIKDVLRLVRDDRALTRTAVRPTVFLSAQSELDEVLAAMRAARTQLVVVMDEHGGTDGIVTIEDLCEEAVGEVSEGADEPLDVVRSDDGSLDVAGTLRLDEVGEALERSLDDDEVDTVSGLVLARLNRPPVVGDVVEWRGLRIVVTAVAGHGVARARVVTA is encoded by the coding sequence ATGAGCTTCGGCCCGATCGCGATCGTCGCGCTGCTGTTGCTGCTGAACGCGCTGTTCGTGGCCGCCGAGTTCGCGATCATCGGCGCACCGCGCGCCGCGATCGAGCGCCGCGCGGCGCAGGGGCACAGGGTGGCCCGGCTGGTCGAGGGCATCCTGCGCGATCCCGTGCGCCAGGACCGGTACATCGCCACGGCGCAGCTCGGCATCACGGTTGCGAGCCTCGGCCTGGGGATGTACGGCGAACACCAGCTCGCCGAGCGGCTGGAGCCCGTGTTCCATGATCTGACGTGGCTGCCGGCATCGATCACGGCCCATGCCGTGGCCGTGGTGGTGGCGGTGGCGATCCTGACCTACCTGCACATCGTCATCGGCGAGATGGTCCCCAAGAGCCTGGCGCTGATCCAAGCGGAGCAGACGGTGCTGTGGGTCACCCGGCCGATGCTGCTGATCCAAACCGTCTGCCTGCCGCTCGTCATCGGGCTGAACCGGCTGGGCAACGGCGTGCTGTACTTGCTCGGCATCCGCCGGGAGCGATCGACGGGCCACTTCTATTCGCCGGGCGACCTGCAGTACCTCGTGGAGGAGAGCGAGGCCGGCGGCCTGCTGCGGGCCGAGGCCGGCCAGATGCTGCGCGACCTCTTCAGCTTCGGCGAGCGCATGGCCGAGGAGATCATGGTTCCGCGCGTCCGCGTTGACGGCCTTCCGCTCGGCGCTTCGCCCGATGCCCTGCGGCGCTTCCTGGCCGACGACACGCATACGCGCTACCCCGTGTACGAACGCGACCTCGACCACATCGTCGGCATTGTGCACATCAAGGACGTGCTCCGGCTGGTGCGCGACGACCGCGCGCTGACCCGCACCGCCGTGCGGCCGACGGTCTTCCTCAGCGCCCAAAGCGAACTCGATGAGGTCCTCGCCGCCATGCGCGCGGCCCGCACACAGCTCGTCGTCGTCATGGACGAGCACGGCGGCACGGATGGCATCGTGACGATCGAGGACCTGTGCGAGGAGGCCGTCGGCGAGGTGTCCGAGGGCGCTGACGAGCCGCTGGACGTCGTGCGGTCCGATGACGGCAGCCTGGACGTGGCGGGCACCTTGCGCCTCGACGAGGTCGGCGAGGCCCTGGAGCGCAGCCTCGATGACGACGAGGTCGACACGGTCAGCGGCTTGGTCCTGGCCCGCCTCAACCGGCCGCCGGTCGTCGGCGATGTCGTCGAATGGCGCGGGTTGCGGATCGTCGTGACGGCCGTGGCGGGGCATGGGGTGGCGCGGGCCCGGGTCGTCACTGCCTAG
- the galE gene encoding UDP-glucose 4-epimerase GalE, with protein sequence MKVLVTGGAGYIGSVTTAELIAAGHDVVVFDNLYQGHRAAVHPAAAFVEGDLADRAAVGALFDAHPGIDGILHFASYTLVGESMQQPLKYLRDNVVLAANVLEAAVARGVGRFILSSTANLFDRPERIPIAETEAIVPGSPYGESKHTIERMLHWLNITHGLRYACLRYFNAAGCTPERGEDHDPETHLIPLVLQVALGQRPSIAVFGDDYPTPDGTCVRDYIHVVDLAQAHILALEALADHPVLTYNLGNGQGFSVLEVIETARRVTGHAIPHTVAPRRPGDPATLIASSEALRRDLGWAPRFAGLEAIVGSAWEWHRGHPGGMGG encoded by the coding sequence ATGAAGGTTCTCGTCACCGGCGGCGCCGGCTACATCGGCAGCGTCACGACGGCCGAGCTCATCGCGGCCGGCCACGACGTCGTCGTGTTCGACAACCTCTACCAGGGCCACCGCGCGGCCGTCCACCCGGCAGCCGCCTTCGTCGAGGGCGATCTGGCGGACCGGGCGGCCGTCGGCGCGCTGTTCGACGCGCACCCGGGCATCGACGGCATCCTCCATTTCGCCAGCTACACGCTGGTGGGCGAGAGCATGCAGCAGCCGCTCAAGTACCTGCGCGACAACGTCGTCCTCGCGGCCAACGTGCTCGAGGCGGCTGTGGCGCGCGGCGTCGGGCGGTTCATCCTCTCTTCGACCGCCAACCTGTTCGACCGGCCCGAGCGGATCCCGATCGCCGAGACCGAGGCGATCGTGCCCGGCTCGCCGTACGGCGAGAGCAAGCACACCATCGAGCGGATGCTGCACTGGCTGAACATCACGCACGGCCTGCGCTACGCCTGCCTGCGCTACTTCAACGCGGCCGGCTGCACGCCCGAGCGCGGCGAGGACCACGACCCCGAGACCCACCTGATCCCGCTCGTCCTGCAGGTGGCCCTCGGCCAGCGCCCGTCCATCGCCGTCTTCGGTGACGACTACCCGACGCCCGACGGCACGTGCGTCCGCGACTACATCCACGTCGTCGACCTGGCCCAGGCGCACATCCTGGCTCTCGAAGCCCTCGCCGATCACCCCGTCCTGACCTACAACCTCGGCAACGGCCAAGGCTTCAGCGTCCTCGAGGTGATCGAGACCGCCCGCCGCGTCACCGGCCACGCCATCCCGCACACCGTCGCCCCGCGGCGGCCCGGCGACCCGGCGACGCTCATCGCGTCATCTGAGGCGCTGCGGCGGGACCTTGGGTGGGCGCCGCGGTTTGCGGGGCTCGAGGCGATCGTGGGGTCGGCGTGGGAGTGGCATCGGGGGCATCCGGGGGGTATGGGGGGCTAG